One genomic window of Geodermatophilus sp. DSM 44513 includes the following:
- a CDS encoding DEAD/DEAH box helicase — protein sequence MTSDVRTTFQAVALLLREERARVRAEAGGEGQRAEQLKRLDGIATVLATTAVRDAGLLALLADDAVVSDAARSRRRELLRELGIEPAPEEAAPATPEAAPAGTGRRVVPQSVVSRQLANPFLAPDFSAAPQRAPRPRRLAGWELIGPLLSSFERAGGGAPACTALPFPTARFTPAGLELMPHQGQLVAAAAAGHRTFLLADEPGLGKTAQALLAAEAADAYPLLVVVPNVVKTNWAREAARWTPHRAATVVQGDGETVDGFADVVVVNYEVLDRHASWLGDLGFRGMVVDEAHFIKNRSSQRSQHVLALADRLRSRTPRPLLMALTGTPLINDVEDFRAIWQFLGWIDASTPLGELMDALEDTGLTPADPGFSAAARRCVIDLGVVRRRKVDVAADIPARRIADLPVELDGPVGRSIRAAERDLARRMVARYETALATRSGPDPDGGIDAELVRRVVRSELKDASTAQSGENVFSMMRRIGLAKADLAADYAAQLARSAGKVVFFAKHVDVMDAAEAAFTRQGVRFSSIRGDQTPRVRQANVDAFVQDPGVAVAVCSLTAAGVGLNLQVASNVVLAELSWTDAEQTQAIDRSHRIGQTEPVTAWRIIAAQTIDARIAELVESKAGLAARALDGSDEEVGGTADVRVEALVALLTDALRAEPGHGAAAAS from the coding sequence GTGACGTCCGACGTGCGCACCACCTTCCAGGCCGTCGCGCTGCTGCTGCGGGAGGAGCGGGCACGCGTCCGCGCGGAGGCGGGCGGTGAGGGGCAGCGGGCCGAGCAGCTCAAGCGGCTGGACGGCATCGCGACCGTCCTCGCGACGACCGCCGTCCGCGACGCCGGGCTGCTGGCACTGCTCGCCGACGACGCCGTCGTCTCCGACGCCGCCCGGTCGCGCCGCCGCGAGCTGCTGCGCGAGCTCGGCATCGAACCCGCACCCGAGGAGGCCGCCCCGGCGACCCCGGAGGCCGCACCGGCCGGCACCGGACGGCGGGTCGTGCCGCAGTCGGTGGTCTCCCGTCAGCTGGCCAACCCCTTCCTCGCTCCGGACTTCTCCGCCGCCCCGCAGCGCGCGCCGCGGCCGCGCCGGCTGGCCGGCTGGGAGCTGATCGGCCCGCTGCTGAGCTCCTTCGAGCGCGCCGGCGGGGGAGCCCCGGCGTGCACCGCGCTGCCCTTCCCGACGGCCCGGTTCACCCCCGCGGGCCTGGAGCTCATGCCGCACCAGGGCCAGCTGGTGGCCGCGGCCGCGGCCGGCCACCGCACCTTCCTGCTCGCCGACGAGCCGGGCCTGGGCAAGACCGCGCAGGCGCTGCTCGCCGCGGAGGCGGCCGACGCCTACCCGCTGCTCGTCGTGGTGCCCAACGTGGTCAAGACCAACTGGGCCCGGGAGGCGGCGCGCTGGACGCCGCACCGCGCGGCCACCGTCGTGCAGGGCGACGGCGAGACCGTCGACGGGTTCGCCGACGTCGTCGTCGTCAACTACGAGGTGCTCGACCGGCACGCCAGCTGGCTGGGTGACCTCGGCTTCCGCGGCATGGTGGTGGACGAGGCGCACTTCATCAAGAACCGGTCGTCGCAGCGCTCGCAGCACGTGCTGGCCCTGGCCGACCGCCTGCGGTCCCGCACCCCCCGGCCGCTGCTCATGGCGCTGACCGGGACCCCGCTGATCAACGACGTGGAGGACTTCCGGGCGATCTGGCAGTTCCTCGGCTGGATCGACGCCAGCACGCCCCTCGGTGAGCTGATGGACGCGCTGGAGGACACCGGGCTGACCCCCGCGGACCCCGGCTTCTCCGCCGCCGCGCGCCGGTGCGTCATCGACCTCGGCGTCGTGCGCCGCCGCAAGGTCGACGTCGCCGCCGACATCCCCGCGCGGCGCATCGCCGACCTCCCCGTCGAGCTGGACGGGCCGGTCGGCCGGTCGATCCGGGCGGCCGAGCGCGACCTCGCCCGCCGGATGGTGGCGCGGTACGAGACCGCGCTGGCCACCCGGTCCGGCCCGGACCCCGACGGCGGCATCGACGCCGAGCTCGTCCGCCGGGTGGTCCGCTCGGAGCTCAAGGACGCGAGCACCGCGCAGTCCGGCGAGAACGTGTTCAGCATGATGCGCCGCATCGGCCTGGCGAAGGCTGACCTGGCCGCGGACTACGCCGCCCAGCTGGCCCGCAGCGCCGGCAAGGTGGTCTTCTTCGCCAAGCACGTGGACGTGATGGACGCCGCCGAGGCCGCGTTCACCCGGCAGGGGGTGCGGTTCTCCTCCATCCGCGGCGACCAGACACCGCGGGTGCGCCAGGCCAACGTGGACGCCTTCGTGCAGGACCCCGGCGTCGCGGTCGCGGTGTGCTCGCTGACCGCGGCCGGCGTGGGGCTCAACCTGCAGGTCGCCTCCAACGTCGTGCTGGCCGAGCTGTCCTGGACCGACGCGGAGCAGACCCAGGCCATCGACCGCAGCCACCGCATCGGGCAGACCGAGCCGGTCACCGCCTGGCGCATCATCGCCGCGCAGACCATCGACGCCCGCATCGCCGAGCTCGTCGAGAGCAAGGCGGGGCTCGCCGCGCGGGCGCTGGACGGGTCCGACGAGGAGGTCGGCGGGACCGCCGACGTGCGGGTCGAGGCGCTGGTGGCGCTGCTGACCGACGCGCTGCGGGCCGAGCCGGGACACGGGGCCGCCGCGGCGTCCTGA
- a CDS encoding cytochrome P450, with product MPVQAGRAGAVEQQGRSAVRWAATHAVVRVGIRVRARAGNPDAQVLADPAVRADPYPHYERLRTPAPLTDGALARVSVHHDVCTDVLRSEDFGQIGGARADRLPPVLRLALRLAGPRPGVSPVDPPSMVAVDPPDHTRYRRLVSRAFSARAVAALRARTREVADELLDGLERQAAANGGRVDLAAGYADLLPVTVVSEVLGVPVEMREQFLEWGDRAAPVLDLGLDWATHRDVEATLVELDAWWRGHLRRLRRDPGADLLSRLVTEVDDDGAGLTEPELRATAALVLGAGFETTVNLIGNGAALLFAHPDQRRLLAADPSLWPNAVDEVLRVDPPVQRTGRRARRDTTVHGVPVAEGEWLVLLLAAANRDPRVFPDPHVFDVTRRNAREHLAFASGIHFCLGAALARMEGEVALQALFERFPDLAPAGPGQRRGTVILRGHRSLPVVLRPASRHTRPVPGREPAGTGPA from the coding sequence ATGCCAGTGCAGGCGGGGCGGGCGGGGGCCGTGGAGCAGCAGGGGCGCAGCGCGGTCCGCTGGGCGGCGACGCACGCCGTGGTGCGGGTGGGGATCCGGGTCCGCGCCCGCGCGGGCAACCCGGACGCGCAGGTGCTGGCCGACCCGGCCGTCCGGGCCGACCCGTACCCGCACTACGAGCGCCTGCGGACGCCGGCCCCCCTCACAGACGGGGCCCTGGCCCGGGTCAGCGTGCACCACGACGTGTGCACCGACGTGCTGCGCAGCGAGGACTTCGGCCAGATCGGCGGGGCCCGCGCCGATCGGCTGCCCCCGGTGCTGCGGCTGGCGCTGCGGCTGGCCGGCCCCCGGCCGGGGGTGAGCCCGGTGGACCCGCCGTCGATGGTCGCCGTCGACCCGCCCGACCACACCCGCTACCGCCGGCTGGTCAGCCGGGCGTTCAGCGCCCGGGCGGTCGCCGCGCTGCGCGCGCGCACCCGCGAGGTCGCCGACGAGCTGCTCGACGGCCTGGAGCGGCAGGCCGCCGCCAACGGCGGGCGGGTCGACCTGGCCGCCGGCTACGCGGACCTGCTGCCGGTCACGGTCGTCTCCGAGGTGCTCGGCGTCCCGGTCGAGATGCGCGAGCAGTTCCTGGAGTGGGGCGACCGCGCCGCGCCGGTCCTGGACCTGGGCCTGGACTGGGCCACCCACCGCGACGTCGAGGCGACCCTGGTCGAGCTGGACGCCTGGTGGCGCGGGCACCTGCGGCGGCTGCGCCGCGACCCGGGTGCGGACCTGCTGTCCCGGCTGGTCACCGAGGTCGACGACGACGGCGCCGGCCTCACCGAGCCGGAGCTGCGGGCCACGGCCGCGCTGGTCCTCGGCGCCGGCTTCGAGACCACCGTCAACCTCATCGGCAACGGCGCGGCCCTGCTGTTCGCCCACCCGGACCAGCGGCGGCTGCTCGCCGCGGACCCGTCGCTGTGGCCGAACGCGGTCGACGAGGTGCTCCGGGTCGACCCGCCGGTGCAGCGGACCGGCCGCCGGGCCCGGCGGGACACCACGGTGCATGGGGTGCCGGTGGCCGAGGGCGAGTGGCTGGTCCTGCTGCTCGCCGCCGCCAACCGGGACCCGCGGGTCTTCCCCGACCCGCACGTCTTCGACGTCACCCGCCGCAACGCCCGCGAGCACCTCGCCTTCGCGAGCGGCATCCACTTCTGCCTCGGCGCCGCACTGGCACGGATGGAGGGCGAGGTGGCACTGCAGGCGCTGTTCGAGCGCTTCCCCGACCTGGCCCCCGCCGGGCCCGGGCAGCGCCGCGGCACGGTGATCCTGCGCGGCCACCGGTCGCTGCCCGTCGTCCTCCGGCCCGCGTCCCGGCACACCCGCCCCGTGCCCGGCCGGGAGCCGGCCGGCACCGGCCCGGCCTGA
- a CDS encoding aldolase/citrate lyase family protein has translation MGTPVETSESGLRRRWAAGEPCHGLWSQLPGAVVGEVLAGTGADFVVVDLQHGAAAEADLPGIAAAVTAGGSVPLVRTRSPLFPDVGRPLDLGARGVVVPNVRDAAHAREVVAAARYAPAGGRSIGRLSGGAGEPLVVVMVETASALDDLDAVLAVEGLDGVYVGPGDLSLALQLTGPERRAELRGVLSSVIARAVAAGVPVGVHAYSGEEAAGYVAEGATIATVAVDTVCLREAAARHLGAARG, from the coding sequence ATGGGTACGCCTGTGGAGACCAGCGAGAGCGGGCTGCGGCGGCGGTGGGCGGCGGGCGAGCCGTGCCACGGCCTGTGGAGCCAGCTGCCGGGAGCGGTCGTCGGCGAGGTCCTGGCCGGGACCGGCGCGGACTTCGTCGTCGTCGACCTGCAGCACGGCGCCGCGGCCGAGGCCGACCTGCCGGGCATCGCCGCCGCGGTCACCGCGGGGGGGTCGGTGCCGCTGGTGCGCACCCGCAGCCCGCTGTTCCCCGACGTCGGCCGGCCCCTGGACCTCGGCGCCCGCGGCGTCGTCGTGCCCAACGTGCGCGACGCCGCGCACGCCCGCGAGGTGGTCGCCGCCGCCCGGTACGCCCCGGCCGGCGGCCGGTCGATCGGGCGGCTGTCCGGCGGGGCCGGCGAGCCCCTGGTGGTGGTGATGGTGGAGACCGCCAGCGCGCTCGACGACCTGGACGCCGTGCTCGCCGTGGAGGGCCTGGACGGCGTGTACGTCGGCCCCGGCGACCTGTCGCTGGCCCTGCAGCTCACCGGCCCGGAGCGCCGGGCGGAGCTGCGCGGCGTGCTGTCCTCGGTCATCGCCCGCGCCGTCGCCGCCGGGGTGCCGGTCGGGGTGCACGCCTACAGCGGCGAGGAGGCGGCCGGCTACGTCGCCGAGGGCGCCACCATCGCCACGGTCGCCGTCGACACCGTCTGCCTGCGCGAGGCCGCGGCCCGGCACCTGGGCGCCGCCCGGGGCTGA
- a CDS encoding SDR family oxidoreductase, with amino-acid sequence MTRRSHVVTGGGRGVGRAVAERLLADGDAVVVVEFDPAAVDWVAAHPVAGRLAAVTGDAADPAVAAQAADRAEAMGPLAGWVNNAAVFRDAALHTAEPGEVLDLVVANLAPAVVGCATAVRRFLAAGTGGSIVNVSSHQAQRAVRGALPYVTAKAATEGLTRAVAVDHGHAGIRCNAVALGSVDTERYRAHLHRQGPRAAARTADRMAELHPLGRVGRPEEVADVVAHLLSDAAGFVSGAVLPVDGGRAARGADPEET; translated from the coding sequence GTGACGCGACGGTCCCACGTGGTGACCGGCGGAGGCCGGGGGGTCGGCCGGGCGGTCGCCGAGCGGCTGCTGGCCGACGGCGACGCGGTCGTGGTGGTCGAGTTCGACCCGGCGGCGGTCGACTGGGTGGCGGCCCACCCGGTGGCCGGGCGGCTGGCCGCGGTGACCGGGGACGCCGCCGATCCGGCGGTCGCCGCGCAGGCCGCCGACCGGGCCGAGGCGATGGGCCCGCTGGCGGGGTGGGTGAACAACGCCGCGGTCTTCCGGGACGCCGCTCTGCACACCGCCGAGCCGGGTGAGGTGCTGGACCTCGTGGTGGCCAACCTGGCGCCCGCGGTGGTGGGCTGCGCGACCGCCGTCCGCCGCTTCCTGGCGGCCGGGACCGGCGGCTCGATCGTCAACGTCTCCAGTCACCAGGCGCAGCGGGCGGTGCGCGGTGCCCTGCCGTACGTGACCGCCAAGGCCGCCACCGAGGGGCTCACCCGGGCGGTCGCGGTCGACCACGGGCACGCCGGGATCCGCTGCAACGCCGTCGCCCTCGGGTCGGTCGACACGGAGCGGTACCGGGCGCACCTGCACCGGCAGGGTCCGCGGGCGGCCGCACGCACCGCGGACCGGATGGCCGAGCTGCACCCGCTCGGACGGGTGGGGCGCCCCGAGGAGGTCGCCGACGTGGTGGCCCACCTGCTGTCCGACGCGGCCGGCTTCGTCAGCGGCGCCGTGCTGCCCGTCGACGGCGGCCGCGCCGCCCGCGGCGCCGACCCCGAGGAGACCTGA